caaggctggaaaggatacacttttatcagtgaagctgggtgataaaggtaaggatctggtccaggattgaaaacatttgctaacaaatagcaaattacttttaagaaatccagtccaggtttgctgtatcacccaggttcactgatagatatgtatcctctccagccttggagcgctttaataaattagacccaatgtgtCAGAAGACACAACTGAAACACTTACCAATATCTAAGTAGGAGACACGGATACCTTGTTCTTCTGCCACCTCCGTCAACATCTTCACATAATCAGTGTTGGGAATACTTagaggacttttttttaacaagtttattTTCTCTCCAGAAGATTTTTTTAGGTTGTCCCAGGTACAGCCAGCATTATTTACAATCTCttttttctgtaacaatcaaaACAGTCAACTGTTAAACAAGATGCCAATTGTTCTGTAAAAGCTAGAAAATTAATGCTGGCACATATTTAAGTcaggtaaaaatgaaatattaaatgaaatgtgTTGTATACAGCAGATAGTGGCATAGACTCAATTTCACACGTAAGGCATAGAATTTTCTGCTGTGCAGGAAAAAAACTCTCACGGAGCTAAATCTGCAGCAGTTTACTGAAGCACCTCTTACAATGTGCAAATATACACAGCATGCTTGCATATTATAGTATATTTACCCACTGATGTCCCTCTCATTGCTTCAATCACTGACATCATTTCCCAATCTCCTATAGAGCCTAAAGCAGTTTTTGATAGTAAGTCTCTTCTACCAAAAACAGTacttgatttcattttatttttagtttatttttgcttcaACACAATAAGGCTACATaccacacatcagatgattctcgtacaCTTAACACTTCAGGACTGCTATTAGAGtagaatctgatgtgtgtgcagCGCTCgtctgacgttgttcatggatccgccaggtgAAAGGGAGAGGGAGCAGCAGGGTGCGGTTGCTCCTTCTtcccctctcctcttcatagagcagaacagcgttTATATACAGCaagtatctttcagtcttttgttgttggaaaggattgtgcaagatcctttccaacaacaacagtctaacgtgtgtacgcagcctatgTCTTTAGAGCAACTAAATGCCTCATCAGAGGGTTTAGAGCAATGCAACTCCTGTGGGCCAATTTTTAACAATCATGGCTATTCAAGTAAAACATTATAGCTGTAGCAGAGACAAGCATGGTGCAAATGAGCAATTTAtggttaaatgtaaaaaatatataacatcctgtaatttacaaatgtgaaaatgtgcactttttttctagTACTTAACCCTTTTGATGGCACTAGCTGTTCACGAAAATCCATGCAATTGGTGCTACCAGCCCATGgcaaccattatttttttttttttttaaacacaacttAATTATTATGTACATTATGTACATGGCCAGGGAACTGGCATCAATCACATTGATTCCAATAAACAACAATTGTCCTAATACAATCAAGGGTGTACATAAATATCTATTTACACaatagggtttatttataaagcagtaattgGCCATtcgctggtggagaatcaattattgtcaTAATTAATAatcatagacctggaagattccccaccaagGACAGTTTCAGGGAATGCCAGGtccactgctttgtaaatagaacCCTAAAGGTTCCTAACATTACATCAACAatgaattgtttttataaataattagtcAATAATTTTAAAAGGGTGATGAACAAATGGCCCCTGTACTTTGCAGAATTATTTTCTCTGCTTCTTCAAAGGACAACAACTTGAGGGAACTATATTAAAGAaatgattaaaggtaagtatgtaaATCATTCCAATATTTACCATATTTGAAAATCCtcaaaaaaaagtgcagaagaaaaaaaatacccttttaccTTGACATGTTTTAACAGAATTATCACTCCCAAGCAAGAGTGTTTGGGCATCCAAGGGATAAACATAAAATGaggaataattttataataaatggtacataaaaaaataatgagctcactgtgaatattatttatatattgattatgaaattattgtaatatatattcctGTTTGTTTTGGAATACTTGCTTGATTCTATTACCTTCATTTGTGCTGAATTAAAGTAGTTATAATGCAAATTAGTGACCTGCTTGGCTGCTGACCCATGGTACactaaaagcataaaatatttattttttatgttagttAAATGTATTAGTTTGAAACTTGATTTGATTTGTATGACCTTTTATGGGACTTTATGTTTTTGCAGAACAGAAAACATAACCCTGAACCAACCATCAGTTTgtgttaaagaaaacatttaagacaCGGAAGTGACACTTTTGTAGATTGAGTCAGACATATTTCCTGGTCAATTTACACCAATTGTTGGTTGCTTTCATTTTCTCAAtgatgtaaattaaatattttagattgctttttcttgtcacacttaccacAGAGCTATTGAGATTTTCAGTGGGAATGCTTCGTAGTTTAGCCAGTAACTTCTCTGCTGCTATTTTCTTTGCAACTTTCTTTGATGTACCTGATCCTGCAAGAAAAAATGATTGGAATCTATTTATTAGGGCATTGCAAGATTACCCTATGACTGTATCAACGCTGAACATATCCGTAATGGCCCAGAGATTAATTACATACAAGCCTTATCCAGTTACTAAACCATATTACAAATTAGCCAACACCCAAAGCATGTGATCAAAAGATCATTAACATACTGAACTAGCTGCTAGTTAATGACGAGCTGggggctcctgaccgtgcattcCGCGGGGAGCcgggtatcactcaaagggggagaaacctcccccagacacaacccgcccacttccctaagcctgggaactgtactggggacgtggtccgcagctctggccggtgtgtccccccagcgggtccttctcctaacccctcttgggggtgcaccggccagagccgcggaccaccaaaattttctcctggaccaccagttggcgaccgctgtattAGATGCAAGTGCAAGATAAATGGTTAAAACTGAGCTCCTCTTCAGTACTGCACATTTGTACAGCCTCTTCTGTattgaaattgcttttttttatttcattgcacactttgcacttctcacattgggcctgatttattaaagctctccaaggctggagaggattcactttcatcagtgaagctgggtaatccagcaaacctggaatggatttttctagaagtctttttctatttgttagcaaacgttttcattcctagaccagatctgttccaggtttgctggatcacccagcttcacagatgaaagtgtatcctctccagccttggagagctttaataaattaggcccaatgtgcaCTGAAAGTTGCAGTTAATCATTTAGAGtttgcctcatttcctggctcaATGGCATTCACCATCATCCAGTTCTTTCCTGTTCAGCCTGACTGTTAAAAAGGCAAACCTCTTTTACTCGTTGCAGTTTAGTGTTTTCAATCATAGTGATTTGGATGAATGAGCCCAGACACCCAGTGATATGATTGGGTAAACAATCATACCAATCACAAGTTTGTAAAGCAAactgaaacattattttaataaatttagcaTGTGATTTTTGAGGGAAAATGTGAGAGGAAAAGATAAAACATAAGCAGGTCAGCTTTAAGGCTTGCATTAGGGAATAGGCTGCGTCTCATTTTAAAACCATGACATGTTTCTTTGATATTGTTACAGAAGATCCCAATACAATACCACAGAACtttcaaaaaaactttcagggGTAATAAAAAGGCAAGGCAAAAAGAAGAATATGCTCAATAATGGAAATTAGTGGTCTATTAATTAAAGTGAATGTGTGGAAGTATTAAAACTGGTTTCATGGACTGACCTAAAATATGGGGGAGCACATGGACTGTAAGGGGCTATGTAAAGCTTTATGCAGGGACCACAAGGTGTTTAAAAGTTTGATTTTAGTTATCTTCATGACAGAGGGTCATCACTTTCCTTTAAGGTTGTGAAGGAGATTACAgcacagttttataaatgttaatatattaaCCTTTGTgcacaaaaaactaatttatacTCATAATTCCACCATCATTTTACTATCTCAATATTTTACACGGCTAAATAAATGTTCTACAAGTCATACTTGACATACAAATAATTTACCAGTTTCTACAAAAGATTCCACTCTGCAGGACAAGGTGAACTCCCTCTTATGAGCTGGTCCTGCTTCCTGCGATACAAAGTACTCAGGTAGTCTCCATCCCTTTTGAACTGCAAGCTCCTGgagaaaaaatactttaattttaacattttcacaaCACAGACAAATTCACTGAACAATAAATGTCAACTTTTGGCAACCTGtggctaaaaaaaattcagatggaAAGGTACCATAATCAGAAAGTATCTTACAAATTTTACTAGAAAAGCATACAGAGCAGCTCAGAAGTATCCCGAGGTACACACTTGTAGTGAGGTTGCAATgcttttactgcttcctcacagcAGGTACCACTGACTCTTGGTACCACTTGTtaccatgtagcatctccctgcagcagtTCTATAGGGAATGACAAGGGGTACTAGTTccactcactgccgccagctgatGTGCAGGCACTGTTTTTTTAAGCGGTCAGAGCCCAACTTATTGCCAGGCTAGAGAATGCCCAAAATCTTCCTTTGGTTCCTGGTCTAACTTTTAATCACTGGACCTCCTCTCTCTCCATCCTTCAAGTCTAGCATCACAAATAGGTGTCACCCTGGGCAGACCTAATGAAACAGCTGTTTGCCTTAGAATATCCATTTTTCTTGACCGACATCTATGTATCAAGGCATTGTGATAGTATAACTACCCGTAGAGCCTGCTAGCTGCTTGTATTGGGGCCAAAAGTACAGAGGCAGGATACCAGGACACCATGAAACTATACACAGGACCCAACTGGCCTCTACCACCAACCATaatttgcctgcattgcataaagaagcACAGAAACACAAAGTTAACAGTCTAAAATAGAATGTGTAATGcaaacataatgttttttttatataattgtgagTGGAAAGTTTACAAGCAGGAAGGAAGCACCAGGCAAGGTAAATTTTAATCAAGTTAAACTTCATAAATATGGGATGCAGTGTGCAGGTTTGCTCTGGGGACCAGTCAGAAAACAAGTACTGATACAGCTATGATGCACTGTGCACAAGTTTAGAAAAATggaatgttaggaaaaaaaaatacctgaagtGAGCCAATTGGATTTTCTTGAGCCTGTTTAGCTGGTGGTTTTGATACATCTTGTTTAATGGGTTCCGTCATAGGCAAACTGTATTTGACCAAAACACGGAAAAGAATAAATCAGGAGTCTGTTTTccccaaaaaatggaaaactgaactgGTCATGAATGGGTACACCTCTTATCCCCTGTGTTTTAGAAGTTTTGAAACATGACTACATAACAAACCCATTCTCACAGATGACTGAGAAGACATCCCTAAACAGGTTGTTACTGACTGCTGGTAAATGTAAAAGTCCACCTCCTATCAGTTTTTTCATACTGCTATTTTCTCGTGAGGCTATGTCACAAATATGGAGGTTTCAACTTTACGATTACCACTAAGACTAGGCCCAGCAGACAGTGGTGGGAGCAAAGTGCTGCCTTTGCTTGCGAATCACCGGCTGCAGTGTTATCATTGTCCTAAATTTGGCTAATGCAACTTTTTAAAGACGTTCCGACAATACCTTGCAGTAACCTAATGAAATTAACAACTGTGTGTTACAAGAAGGaagacagaatatttattttgctgaacAAGAAATTGGAAATGCATTACCAAATTATTAAACCATATCTCACTTTAGAGTGGCATCTCCTCTTAATACGTTCAAAGCCGATTCTGCAGCTTTATGCTTTGCGATCTTCTTACTAGGCCCATCCCCTGTAATATACAAAtgatgaaaaacaatgtttatatatatatatatatatatatatatatatatatatatttagtatttttcggactataagacgcactttttcttccccaaaacatagggcctgatttattaaagctctccaaggctgagagaagacacactttcaacagtgaagctgggtgatccagtaaacctggaatgaatctcttcaaagtcatttgctatttgttagcaaatgttttgaatcctggaccagatccattccgggtttgctggatcacccagcttcactgttgaaagtgtatcctcttcagccttggagagctttaataaatcaggcccatagtctccaTTGCTATAAAAGGTAGCTCTATCGACAGCCCTCCAACAGAACTGATAATTTTCTAGCACATTACTGCTACGACACAAACACATGAGGGTTAGAATGGATATTCAAACAGAAAATGCAGGCTCTTTCCAATACATTACCAGAAGCCAACATCATTGTGTAAATCCATCATTGCGTGTCCAGAGTGAAGTGTCACTGGTTTCTCCTGAAGAAAGTTTGGAGGTACAACTGCACCCAGCACCCCAGTACTACACTGCAGAGAGGGGTGCTGGCATTGTATTGAAAGTGCTTCTCTCTGGAGAGATGATTCAAGTGGATCATGTTTGAACCTAGTTTTGGTTTCTTGAAGATCCATCACAATGGCAGATAGGAATGAGGCAAGACAGGGAAATATCTCTTCTACTGGGGACCATGCTGAGATTACAGTCCAATAATATCCTCATCGCTGGTGCTTTAGGGAAATTTTAGTGGCCATGATCTGGTGGTGGGATAGCTGTGCGTTTCCCCCTTCAGTGTAAAACTGAACGTTAACCAATATTTTCCTACATTTGGGCTCGATATCATGTACATATCCGTtgctaaaatattacagaaaatga
The Pyxicephalus adspersus chromosome 7, UCB_Pads_2.0, whole genome shotgun sequence genome window above contains:
- the PRKRA gene encoding interferon-inducible double-stranded RNA-dependent protein kinase activator A isoform X1; protein product: MSKERFTAAPKRGSEKTVTARGSPGLNEMHTTNVSKTPIQLLHEFGTKTNNSPVYTLEKAEGQPHNPSFTFRVTIGEISCSGDGPSKKIAKHKAAESALNVLRGDATLNLPMTEPIKQDVSKPPAKQAQENPIGSLQELAVQKGWRLPEYFVSQEAGPAHKREFTLSCRVESFVETGSGTSKKVAKKIAAEKLLAKLRSIPTENLNSSVKKEIVNNAGCTWDNLKKSSGEKINLLKKSPLSIPNTDYVKMLTEVAEEQGIRVSYLDIGELSANGQFQCLAELSTNPVTVCHGTGLICGNAHNDAAHNALQYLKIMAGKK
- the PRKRA gene encoding interferon-inducible double-stranded RNA-dependent protein kinase activator A isoform X2 produces the protein MAETAGNENSLNEMHTTNVSKTPIQLLHEFGTKTNNSPVYTLEKAEGQPHNPSFTFRVTIGEISCSGDGPSKKIAKHKAAESALNVLRGDATLNLPMTEPIKQDVSKPPAKQAQENPIGSLQELAVQKGWRLPEYFVSQEAGPAHKREFTLSCRVESFVETGSGTSKKVAKKIAAEKLLAKLRSIPTENLNSSVKKEIVNNAGCTWDNLKKSSGEKINLLKKSPLSIPNTDYVKMLTEVAEEQGIRVSYLDIGELSANGQFQCLAELSTNPVTVCHGTGLICGNAHNDAAHNALQYLKIMAGKK
- the PRKRA gene encoding interferon-inducible double-stranded RNA-dependent protein kinase activator A isoform X3; the encoded protein is MSDKVNPLSKKKGDGPSKKIAKHKAAESALNVLRGDATLNLPMTEPIKQDVSKPPAKQAQENPIGSLQELAVQKGWRLPEYFVSQEAGPAHKREFTLSCRVESFVETGSGTSKKVAKKIAAEKLLAKLRSIPTENLNSSVKKEIVNNAGCTWDNLKKSSGEKINLLKKSPLSIPNTDYVKMLTEVAEEQGIRVSYLDIGELSANGQFQCLAELSTNPVTVCHGTGLICGNAHNDAAHNALQYLKIMAGKK